In the Dioscorea cayenensis subsp. rotundata cultivar TDr96_F1 chromosome 12, TDr96_F1_v2_PseudoChromosome.rev07_lg8_w22 25.fasta, whole genome shotgun sequence genome, one interval contains:
- the LOC120273219 gene encoding LOW QUALITY PROTEIN: WRKY transcription factor SUSIBA2-like (The sequence of the model RefSeq protein was modified relative to this genomic sequence to represent the inferred CDS: deleted 1 base in 1 codon; substituted 1 base at 1 genomic stop codon), whose translation MELRNRISSSQELRFDGFGTGNGAPLMEDQTRREGHLDPRVPAGSGVGGAKYKSMSPAQLPISRSLRLTIPSGFSPSALLESPVLLTNMKAEPSPTTGTFFMPSIIRGPANSAMLSSPRDKSEGDGHFGSFEFRPNTRSNLSCLAPSVILFYLSSAVAVNVSSAGKAVSTASTQRLRDSDSLELVPLQHRWHCRRKYGQKHVKGSEFPRSYYKCTHPNCQMKKQLERSHDGQITEVVYKGHHDHPKPQPNRRVAIGSVLLNQGEEKTDGFSSLVNDEGMSYLYHSFQYMRNSVAKCCTDNIYLSAARCTNGRELSRLSVSDEDAEIGGARPSHVGEDGVDGDDPVNLKQVMEERHGSYHKCRTITGCLXRKHALKRASHDPKAVITTYEGKHNHDVPASRNSCHETTAPPLIGAGMNTLNSHMTVSLNGILRTCDMRSISHHYNQSDEADTLSLDLGVGISPRQNSSNEKLHAPDTQQTQNQMHLTMSDYNKSVAQATPMPMLYGSSSHNLYRSREDKEEGFTFNTPAINHAANQYFPNPGNLVMGP comes from the exons ATGGAGCTCCGCAATCGAATCTCCTCGTCACAGGAGCTGCGATTCGACGGTTTCGGCACCGGAAATGGTGCCCCTTTGATGGAGGACCAGACGAGGAGGGAAGGCCATCTTGATCCTAGGGTTCCAGCTGGTTCTGGTGTTGGAGGGGCGAAATACAAGTCCATGTCTCCGGCGCAGCTCCCGATCTCGCGGTCCCTTCGCCTCACCATCCCGTCTGGCTTCAGCCCCTCCGCGCTCCTCGAGTCCCCGGTTCTACTCACCAACATGAAG GCAGAGCCTTCTCCAACCACAGGGACTTTCTTCATGCCTTCTATCATAAGGGGTCCTGCTAATTCTGCTATGTTATCATCTCCAAGGGATAAATCTGAAGGTGACGGACACTTTGGAAGTTTTGAATTCAGACCCAATACCAGATCAAACCTTTCCTGTTTGGCACCATCGGTAATTCTCTTTTATCTT AGCAGTGCAGTAGCAGTGAACGTATCATCTGCAGGAAAAGCCGTCAGTACTGCCAGCACCCAGAGGCTGAGGGATTCAGATAGTTTAGAGTTGGTGCCTTTACAGCACAGATGGCACTGCAG GCGAAAATACGGTCAAAAACATGTTAAAGGAAGTGAATTTCCCAGGAGCTATTACAAGTGCACACATCCTAACTGTCAAATGAAGAAGCAATTAGAGCGCTCTCATGATGGACAGATTACAGAAGTTGTCTATAAAGGTCATCATGATCATCCTAAACCTCAGCCTAATCGTAGAGTAGCCATTGGTTCAGTTCTCTTAAaccaaggagaagaaaaaactgATGGATTCTCTTCTTTGGTGAATGATGAAGGTATG TCATATCTTTATCATTCTTTCCAATATATGAGAAACAGTGTTGCCAAATGCTGCACGGACAACATATACTTATCGGCTGCACGATGTACTAATGGACGCGAGCTCTCCCGTCTCTCAGTAAGCGATGAAGATGCAGAAATTGGTGGTGCTCGTCCAAGCCATGTCGGCGAAGATGGTGTTGATGGCGATGATCCGGTGAATCTAAAGCAGGTGATG GAAGAAAGACATGG GAGTTACCACAAGTGCCGCACCATCACCGGGTGCCTGTAAAGGAAACAT GCGTTGAAAAGAGCCTCGCATGATCCTAAAGCAGTCATAACCACATACGAGGGTAAACACAACCATGATGTACCTGCATCAAGGAATAGCTGCCATGAAACTACTGCCCCGCCCCTGATTGGAGCCGGCATGAACACTCTGAACAGTCACATGACCGTTTCTTTGAACGGAATATTAAGAACCTGTGACATGAGGTCCATCTCCCATCACTACAACCAATCTGATGAAGCAGACACATTAAGCCTTGACCTCGGTGTTGGCATCAGTCCAAGACAGAACTCATCCAATGAGAAACTCCATGCACCAGATACCCAACAAACCCAGAATCAAATGCATCTCACCATGTCAGATTACAACAAATCAGTGGCTCAAGCAACTCCAATGCCGATGTTGTATGGAAGCTCAAGTCATAACTTGTATCGGTCTAGAGAAGACAAGGAGGAAGGTTTCACTTTCAATACCCCAGCTATCAACCATGCGGCAAACCAGTATTTCCCGAACCCAGGAAATCTAGTTATGGGTCCATAA
- the LOC120273220 gene encoding scarecrow-like protein 21, producing the protein MIASHIKHSAGYKSMQASDKHKNLKKPQQSYYQQNSMSLREVHSQLLPPNYQSLRNSYSGDCSQLKSTVPQTSHEQYCTLESFTSAGYTVHTSPSTLSYSPSTESPVSQQDCLSDNYGSPISVSCITEDPIDLKHKLRQLENVMLGPGSDIIDSFEGTFNSQLILEPEKWKQILEIPRGDLRQGLIACARALAENDMPVADWLMTELRPMVSVSGEPLQRLGAYLLEGLVARLASSGSSIYKALKCKEPASSELLSYMHILYEVCPFFKFGYMSANGAIAEAVKGEERVHIIDFQIAMGSQWVTLIQALAARPGGPPCLRITGVDDPVSAYARGGGLHLVGKRLSRLAESCNVPFEFNAAAISGCEVELNNLEIRSGEALAVNFPFQLHHMPDESVSTENHRDRLLRLVKSLSPKVVTLVEQESNTNTAPFFPRFVETLDYYTAIFESIDVALPRENNERSCVCAERVERHELLGKWKSRFTMAGFTPYPLSPLVNATSCKLLLEVSTVRNYRLVRRRPLPAILVARTEPEECLVLAMEMLCPH; encoded by the exons ATGATAGCATCTCATATAAAGCACTCAGCTGGTTATAAATCTATGCAAGCATCAGACAAGCACAAAAACTTGAAAAAGCCTCAGCAATCATACTATCAGCAAAACTCAATGTCTTTGAGAGAAGTACACTCCCAGTTGCTTCCTCCAAACTACCAATCCTTGCGGAACAGTTACTCCGGTGATTGCTCGCAATTAAAAAGCACTGTCCCTCAGACATCTCATGAGCAGTACTGCACATTAGAGTCCTTTACATCTGCAGGCTATACAGTTCATACCTCTCCATCGACTCTTAGTTACTCTCCGTCCACTGAGAGCCCTGTATCACAGCAAGATTGCCTATCAGACAACTACGGATCTCCGATAAGTGTTTCATGTATAACCGAAGATCCGATTGATCTAAAACACAAACTGAGGCAACTAGAAAATGTGATGCTGGGGCCTGGCTCGGATATAATCGATAGCTTTGAGGGCACGTTCAATTCTCAGCTTATATTGGAGCCTGAGAAGTGGAAGCAGATACTGGAAATTCCCCGAGGAGATCTGAGACAGGGGCTTATCGCTTGTGCAAGAGCTTTAGCAGAGAATGATATGCCGGTGGCCGACTGGCTGATGACAGAATTAAGGCCAATGGTATCGGTTTCTGGCGAGCCACTACAGAGGTTGGGTGCTTACTTGTTGGAGGGCCTTGTCGCAAGGTTGGCCTCATCTGGCAGCTCAATCTACAAAGCATTGAAGTGCAAAGAACCTGCAAGCTCCGAACTGCTTTCTTACATGCACATTCTTTATGAAGTCTGTCCTTTCTTCAAGTTCGGTTACATGTCTGCAAATGGTGCCATTGCTGAGGCTGTCAAGGGTGAAGAAAGAGTCCACATTATTGATTTCCAGATTGCAATGGGTAGCCAATGGGTGACACTAATCCAAGCTCTTGCTGCAAGACCTGGTGGCCCTCCTTGTTTGAGGATTACCGGAGTCGATGACCCTGTATCAGCTTATGCCAGGGGAGGTGGTTTGCACCTTGTTGGAAAGAGGTTATCTCGGCTAGCAGAGTCATGCAATGTACCATTTGAGTTCAATGCTGCTGCAATATCTGGTTGTGAGGTAGAGCTCAACAATCTTGAAATCCGGTCAGGTGAGGCACTGGCCGTGAACTTCCCGTTCCAGTTGCACCACATGCCGGACGAGAGCGTGAGCACGGAGAATCACCGTGACCGGCTTCTTCGTCTTGTCAAGAGCCTTTCTCCAAAGGTGGTGACTCTGGTAGAGCAAGAATCCAACACTAACACAGCTCCATTCTTCCCACGCTTTGTAGAGACTCTTGACTACTACACTGCCATCTTCGAATCGATCGATGTAGCTCTTCCAAGGGAGAACAATGAGCGATCTTGCGTGT GTGCAGAACGAGTTGAGCGACATGAACTTCTTGGCAAATGGAAGTCCCGATTCACCATGGCAGGGTTCACCCCTTATCCATTGAGTCCATTGGTGAATGCCACCAGCTGTAAGCTACTGCTTGAGGTGTCTACTGTGAGAAACTATAGGCTTGTAAGAAGACGGCCGTTGCCTGCAATCTTGGTTGCAAGAACAGAGCCTGAGGAGTGTCTTGTGCTTGCGATGGAGATGCTGTGTCCTCACTAG